Proteins co-encoded in one Nonomuraea helvata genomic window:
- a CDS encoding NUDIX hydrolase, which produces MTDLLRAAGAVVWRGEESRPEVAVIHRPTYDDWTFPKGKLKSGEHEIAAALREVNEETGLTVLLGRALPPVHYLSAGRLKRVDYWVARVAGDDGFSPGDDEVDELRWLPVEEARRLLTYEWDVGLLRALRAAPLETVPLVLVRHGSAGSRNEWQDDDALRPLDADGRSQAANLVTALPAYRPELLISSPTARCVQTLEPYAAGVGAEIKPEPLLGEESYDPDTTTDLVSRIAVPAAVCSHRKVLPELVRTLSGQGVHLRKGAFAVLHRAGERVVSVERYTT; this is translated from the coding sequence ATGACTGACCTGCTCCGCGCCGCCGGAGCCGTGGTCTGGAGGGGCGAGGAGAGCCGCCCCGAGGTTGCCGTCATCCACCGACCGACCTACGACGACTGGACCTTCCCCAAGGGCAAGCTGAAGTCTGGAGAGCACGAGATCGCCGCCGCCCTGCGCGAGGTGAACGAGGAGACGGGCCTGACCGTGCTGCTCGGCCGCGCGCTGCCGCCCGTCCACTACCTCAGCGCCGGCCGGCTCAAGCGGGTGGACTACTGGGTGGCGCGGGTGGCCGGCGACGACGGGTTCTCCCCCGGCGACGATGAGGTGGACGAGCTGCGCTGGCTGCCGGTTGAGGAGGCCAGGCGGCTGCTGACGTACGAATGGGACGTGGGGCTGCTGCGCGCGCTGCGGGCCGCCCCGCTCGAGACGGTGCCCCTCGTGCTCGTACGGCACGGCTCGGCCGGCTCCAGGAACGAGTGGCAGGACGACGACGCGCTGCGCCCGCTCGACGCCGACGGCCGGTCCCAGGCGGCGAACCTGGTCACCGCGCTGCCCGCCTACCGGCCCGAGCTGCTGATCAGCTCACCCACCGCCCGGTGCGTCCAGACCCTGGAGCCGTACGCGGCCGGAGTCGGGGCGGAGATCAAGCCCGAGCCGCTGCTCGGCGAGGAGAGCTACGACCCGGACACGACGACCGACCTGGTCAGCCGGATCGCGGTGCCCGCGGCCGTGTGCAGCCACCGCAAGGTGCTGCCCGAGCTGGTCAGGACGTTGAGCGGCCAGGGCGTGCATCTGCGCAAGGGCGCGTTCGCCGTGCTGCACAGGGCGGGCGAGCGCGTCGTCAGCGTCGAGCGCTACACGACCTGA